The following coding sequences lie in one Liolophura sinensis isolate JHLJ2023 chromosome 4, CUHK_Ljap_v2, whole genome shotgun sequence genomic window:
- the LOC135464465 gene encoding sarcoplasmic calcium-binding protein-like yields MAQMSTQASTGISDYRINKIRSYYRFLDVNDDGFITKEDHELALKNMTELCNATPKDVEDMARTLTCWWEYYRGGKENVTKVPIPEVVQRAIAFCTTKNLTEAQNKTRADFGQMFDVVDRNKDGSITEEELRIYYKSYGVHDEDFINAVFKRMDEDRDGLISREEYVKAHVAFWYSDDPENGCEALYDVPK; encoded by the coding sequence ATGGCACAAATGTCTACGCAGGCGTCTACTGGCATCAGCGACTATCGTATCAACAAAATCAGATCTTACTACAGGTTTCTCGACGTTAATGATGATGGATTTATTACTAAAGAAGATCACGAATTGGCGTTGAAGAATATGACTGAGCTTTGCAATGCCACTCCTAAGGATGTTGAAGACATGGCAAGAACCTTAACATGCTGGTGGGAATATTATCGTGGTGGGAAGGAAAATGTTACTAAAGTTCCCATTCCAGAAGTTGTTCAGCGCGCCATAGCCTTCTGCACTACTAAAAACCTCACAGAAGCACAAAACAAAACTCGAGCAGATTTTGGACAGATGTTTGACGTTGTAGACCGCAACAAAGACGGATCTATCACAGAAGAAGAGCTACGTATTTATTACAAATCGTACGGAGTCCATGACGAAGATTTTATCAACGCTGTTTTCAAAAGAATGGATGAGGACAGAGATGGACTGATATCACGTGAAGAGTATGTGAAGGCTCATGTTGCCTTCTGGTACAGCGATGATCCTGAGAACGGATGTGAGGCCCTGTATGATGTGCCCAAGTGA